From Cheilinus undulatus linkage group 18, ASM1832078v1, whole genome shotgun sequence, the proteins below share one genomic window:
- the slc5a6b gene encoding solute carrier family 5 member 6, whose translation MDPSNQKHFTLVDYGIFGLLLAASMAIGLYHGFTGGRQRTTQEFLMADRSMRCLPVSLSLIASFQSAVAIIGVPAEIYTHGTQYWFLGCAYILGLLIPAHVFIPVLYRLRLSSAYQYLELRFSKPVRICGTLTFIFQMVIYMGVCVYTPAFALNAVTGFELWGAVLATGLVCTLYTTIGGLKAVIWTDVFQTVVMFVGQLAVIVVGVLQSGGISEVWRKASEGNRIAVLDLNPDPTERHTFWTLGVGGVFLMLSLYGVNQAQVQRYLSARTEKEAVRSCYMVFPSLQLALALSCVMGLVMFARYCGEDHTDKLGSSTRDAMVIYFVMDMLQGLPGLPGLFVACLFSAALSTISSAFNSLATVTMEDFIKPHSPAMTEAKATLLSKALAMSYGLLCLAMAYLTHLMGDSVLLVALKIFGMVGGPILGLFCLGMFFPWANSTGALAGLGAGLSLSFWVGIGSIITRSSSARPLPPTCRAVNATTAIQTALTNVTLSQPTGLRRFYSLSYMWYSGFSCFSVILTGLIISFITGPMKEEDVTPGTIYPLFGKLFCFLPEHLKKKLCCVTPLAPMASSQQNQPPQQKESNGLVSHEDVQSAGETESFLPETNTPFVEFETGV comes from the exons ATGGACCCGTCCAACCAGAAGCACTTCACGCTCGTGGACTATGGGATATTTGGGTTGTTGCTCGCCGCGTCGATGGCCATTGGGCTGTACCACGGCTTCACAGGTGGACGTCAGCGCACCACGCAGGAGTTCTTGATGGCCGACAGGAGCATGCGCTGTCTTCCTGTGTCCCTGTCACTCATCGCCTCATTTCAGTCGGCCGTGGCGATTATAGGCGTACCGGCAGAAATCTACACTCATGGTACTCAGTACTGGTTCCTCGGCTGTGCTTACATTCTTGGACTCCTTATTCCtgctcatgttttcattccagtGTTGTACAGACTGCGGCTCTCCAGTGCTTATCAG TATCTTGAACTGCGCTTCAGCAAACCAGTGCGTATCTGTGGGACTCTGACCTTCATCTTTCAGATG GTTATCTATATGGGAGTTTGTGTCTATACTCCTGCCTTTGCACTAAATGCAG TTACTGGATTTGAATTATGGGGAGCGGTGCTGGCCACTGGACTTGTGTGCACATTATACACTACAATA GGAGGTTTGAAGGCGGTCATATGGACAGATGTCTTTCAGACCGTGGTGATGTTTGTGGGGCAGCTGGCTGTCATCGTGGTGGGGGTACTGCAGAGCGGAGGAATTTCTGAAGTCTGGAGGAAAGCCTCAGAAGGAAACCGCATCGCCGTGCTCGA CTTAAACCCAGATCCTACAGAGAGACACACGTTCTGGACTCTGGGGGTTGGTGGAGTCTTCCTCATGCTGTCGCTGTATGGAGTAAACCAGGCTCAGGTCCAAAGATATCTCAGCGCACGCACAGAGAAAGAAGCTGTCAG GTCGTGCTACATGGTGTTTCCCTCCCTGCAGCTGGCTCTGGCTCTGAGCTGTGTCATGGGCCTCGTCATGTTTGCACGTTACTGTGGAGAGGATCACACGGACAAGCTGGGCTCCTCGACACGAGATGCA ATGGTGATCTACTTTGTGATGGACATGCTGCAGGGTCTGCCGGGACTTCCTGGACTATTTGTTGCCTGTTTATTCAGTGCAGCTCTCAG CACCATCTCTTCTGCTTTTAACTCTTTGGCCACTGTAACGATGGAGGACTTCATCAAACCACATTCTCCTGCCATGACTGAAGCAAAAGCAACCCTGCTGTCCAAAGCCTTAG CCATGTCCTATGGGCTGCTCTGTCTGGCCATGGCCTATCTCACTCACCTGATGGGAGATTCAGTCCTGCTG GTGGCTTTGAAAATCTTCGGGATGGTTGGCGGTCCCATTCTTGGTCTGTTTTGTCTCGGGATGTTCTTCCCCTGGGCTAACTCCACT GGAGCATTGGCTGGTTTGGGGGCGGgactttctctgtctttctgggTCGGCATTGGAAGTATCATCACTAGAAGCTCCAGTGCGAGACCGCTGCCGCCAACATGCAGAGCCGTCAACGCAACTACTGCTATTCAGACTGCACTTACTAACGTCACTCTGAG CCAACCGACTGGCCTGAGGAGGTTTTATTCGTTGTCCTACATGTGGTACAGTGGGTTCAGCTGCTTCTCAGTCATCCTCACTGGTCTGATCATCAGCTTTATCACAG GCCCTATGAAAGAGGAAGATGTGACACCAGGAACAATCTACCCCTTATTTGggaaactgttttgttttctaccTGAACACCTCAAAAAGAAGCTCTGCTGTGTGACTCCTCTGGCTCCAATG GCATCATCACAACAGAACCAGCCTCCACAACAGAAAGAAAGTAATGGACTAGTGTCACATGAAGACGTCCAATCAGCAGGGGAGACGGAGTCTTTCCTCCCTGAGACAAACACGCCTTTTGTGGAGTTTGAGACAGGTGTGTGA